The window CTCGTCTATCTCGTGCTCGCGCTCGGGGCGCTCCAGGCCGGCTCGTTCGCTGTGGAAGGAGCCGCCCGCCAGGCAGCCAGGGTGTTCGTAGAGGCGGGGGATCAGGCGTCAGCCGAATCTCGTGCCCAGCAGGCGGTCCAGTTTGCCCTCGCGGACCACGGACTCGAATCCGCAGGATCCATGGTCACGGTTGTCTGTTCCCCCGATCCGTCGCGGTGCCTCACGAGGTCGGGTACCGTCACCGTTCTTGTGAGTGTGACGGTGCCGATGCCTTTCGTGCCGCAAGCGCTGAGCGTCGCAGCGCCGCTCGCGGTGCCGATGGAGGCGAGCGCCACGCAGCAGGTGTCGCGCTTCGCTCAGGTGCCGTGACGATGCAGCCGAGCACGCTGCTCACCCTGCGCAGCGAAACAGGGTCGACCCTGCTGCTCACGATTTTCTATTCGATGCTGAGTCTCACGCTGGTCCTGCTCATCACGGCGGCCAGCTCCCTCTATCTGGAACGGAAACGCCTGCTTTCCCTCGCCGACGGGGCGGCGCTCGTCGGTGCTGAAGCCTTCGACCTCACCCAGATCGCGTCCTCGACTACTGGACCTCGGGTAACACTCACGCAGGCGGATGTAGCGACCGCCGTCAACGACTATCTTGCGGCTGTGCCGCACACCTTTGAGAATCTTGCGGTTGAGAGAGCCGAGCCCGTCGACGGTCGCGGCGCGACGGTCGCCCTCTCGGCGTACTGGCGGCCTCCCATGCTGTCGCTCCTTGTCCCCGAGGGGCTCCGCATCGAGGTCGAGGCGAACGCCCGCAGCGTCATCGGCTGACGCGAGACGCCGTCACACGCGATGAGCGAGAAAACGGTTCGTAGAATGACCGACATGTCCACGCCCAAAGAGGAGCGAACCAAGCCGCTGCGCAGCGATGCCCTACGCAACAGACTGCGCATCCTCGAGTCGGCAGAAGAGGTGTTCGCCGACCGAGGGCTTGACGCGTCGGTCGACGACATCGCCCTGGCTGTGGGAGTCGGGGTCGGCACCATCTACCGCCATTTCGGGTCGAAGGCCGGACTCATTAACTCGATCTTCGAGCACAGGATCGGCACAATCATTGAGATCGTCACGGAGCGAAGTTCCCGTCCGACGGCCTGGGAGGGCCTCTGCG is drawn from Salinibacterium hongtaonis and contains these coding sequences:
- a CDS encoding pilus assembly protein TadG-related protein, encoding MQPSTLLTLRSETGSTLLLTIFYSMLSLTLVLLITAASSLYLERKRLLSLADGAALVGAEAFDLTQIASSTTGPRVTLTQADVATAVNDYLAAVPHTFENLAVERAEPVDGRGATVALSAYWRPPMLSLLVPEGLRIEVEANARSVIG